A genome region from Arachis duranensis cultivar V14167 chromosome 8, aradu.V14167.gnm2.J7QH, whole genome shotgun sequence includes the following:
- the LOC107460451 gene encoding BRI1 kinase inhibitor 1-like, giving the protein METHHHQQHQKQIEARQEDKEAKQILLPKPSSPPPSQSSSPSHEFSFTISLHSSSTNKAPPPSLAIDLSPADEIFFHGHLLPLHLLSHLPSSPRFSTTSMESLTVPVPIRDFLLEDNENTYNKEISRSSCGHSNRSNITLDERIGNNFIEEDNNVIKRGTMEEESKSNNNNNNKHSSFSLFGLSKGRKVCQVSNKEELDKEKQQKRKLGFDVIHALKRLFRGRREREKVGLHESAYSSHSGNLMRKKKPELRGIRRGECSSAPASMRASPTNSGLLLATATTLPTSAANDSTMEELQAAIQAAIAHCKNSIAKEDNNLIKCTS; this is encoded by the coding sequence ATGGAAACACACCATCATCAGCAGCACCAAAAACAAATTGAAGCAAGGCAAGAAGATAAAGAAGCAAAGCAAATACTGTTACCAAAACCTTCTTCACCACCACCTTCACAATCTTCCTCCCCTTCTCATGAATTCTCCTTCACAATCTCTCTCCATTCTTCTTCCACCAACAAAGCTCCACCACCTTCCCTTGCAATAGATTTATCTCCTGCTGACGAAATTTTCTTCCATGGCCACTTGCTTCCCCTCCACCTCCTATCTCACCTCCCTTCATCACCTCGATTCTCCACCACTTCCATGGAAAGCCTCACTGTCCCCGTCCCCATCCGCGACTTCTTATTGGAAGATAATGAAAATACCTATAATAAAGAAATTAGTAGAAGCAGCTGCGGACACAGCAATAGGAGCAACATAACCCTGGATGAAAGAATTGGCAACAACTTCATAGAAGAAGACAATAATGTTATTAAGAGAGGGACAatggaagaagaaagtaagtccaataataataataataataaacatagTAGTTTCTCATTGTTTGGATTATCAAAAGGGCGCAAAGTGTGTCAAGTTAGCAACAAGGAAGAATTAGATAAAGAGAAGCAACAGAAGAGGAAGCTTGGTTTTGACGTGATCCATGCACTCAAGAGGCTTTTCagggggagaagagaaagagagaaagttgGTTTGCATGAGAGTGCTTATTCTTCTCACTCAGGGAACTTGATGAGGAAGAAAAAACCAGAATTGAGAGGAATTAGAAGAGGTGAATGTTCATCAGCACCAGCTTCCATGAGGGCTTCTCCAACAAACAGTGGCCTCTTGCTTGCAACTGCAACAACTCTTCCTACTTCAGCCGCCAATGACAGCACCATGGAAGAGTTGCAAGCAGCCATTCAAGCTGCCATTGCTCACTGCAAAAATTCTATTGCCAAAGAAGACAACAACCTCATCAAATGCACCTCATAG